CTAAAGCAGCTTTTATTATTTTCATGTTAACCCTCGATTTTGTTTTCTAAGCTTTCCAAAAATAGTGCAATTTTTTTTACGACTATTTTTGCATCTTCATCATTTTCAGGATATTCGACATTTAAAACAGGCATTTCTTTTCTTCGAATAAGGTATTTCGTGAGTTCATTTGTCCTTTCACATCCTACACATCCAAATCCAATCGGTGCATGAATCATGACAATTGCAGCTTCTGCTTCATCGATTAATGGACCAATTAATGACATTCTACCCCGAACTCCCGACGGAACCTCAATTGCCGCATATTTAAGACCTTTTTTAGGGTCTTCATCAGTGATGTTTAAAGGTGGCGTATCGATTTCAAGATCCCTTACCCTATCCCCGATTGCATTGTTGATCATTAATGGCTTGTGGCCGAATCTCTCCACCAAATCCGCCAAAATAAGGCTATTTGGGGGAAATATGAATACTTTTTTCAATGTATCACCAAAATTGATAGTTATTTCGGAAACGCTTCGTCAGGCAAAAACCTTGCAAACTCTTTTCTACGGGCTATCGACTGAATTTCTTCAAATATTCCTGCAGTTAAATCTACAATCCCAATTGCTCCTGTAATTTTTTCATCATCTTTTACTGGAACAACCACCACCGGAACTCCAGAGTACGGGCCTTGAATTGGAGTTACTTTTAAAATTTCCCCAAATTCTAAAACTTGTTTTAAAACGTAACCTTCGTAATTATCATCAACTAATTTTCCTTTTTCAATTCTAACTCCTGGTTTATCCTTAGAACGCATTGTTACTGGAGCTTTGTTCACAAGTACGTGTATAGCATAAGCCAGAGGAAATATATCCTTAGAACTGGTGCACTTCAAATCAAGCATATTCTCACCACCTGTTTAAGAACATATGTTTTTCAAAGTATTAATATTTTCTAATTAATCTTTAAGTTCGTCCAATCTTTCATAAAATCGAATTAATGATTTTCTCGCGTGTTTTAATTTCAAATTCCCTTCATCAAGTAGTATATCAAGATATTCCCGATTAACGACCATTTTTCCGTCATAAGCTATTGGTGCATCCATTTTCGCAGTCGTCATGATTTCTACAATATACCTCTTACTAGAAATCGATTTTATCGATGATGCCTTTAAACCGTTGTGATATGCAAGTTCCAACAGTTTTTTACTGGTATCTGCATTCCTTGATGCGACATGTAAGATTGGAGAATTCAATACAAAGGAGATTTTTTCAAAACTTTCAGATTTTTCAGAAATGGCTTGATCAATTTCATCGTAATTTGCATAATGGTGCCATTTTCCAAGCCATTTTGAGTGTATTTTTGGATTTTTACCCTTTGGAAACTCCATTATTCCGCATCTTCCAATGCAGCTGCTTGTTGTGTAGTAATTGTTAAATTCATTTATTTTATTCACCAAATACATAACTTCAAGGTCTACAAAGCCATTATCAAGGGCTGCTTGGAGTTTTTTCATTGTAAATTCTTTATCGTCGTCAAACATATTTTCACTCGTTTTTAGAATATGTTAACTTTCAAAAAATAATATAAAAACTTTAACTAAATTTTAAATTGATTTAAAATAATTAAAAACTAAAAAACATGAAAAATAGTATGATTAAAAGTTTACGGTCTTATCTGCTTCTTTTACGAAAGCTATTAAATCGTGCATCGTTGCAGGCGTAATTCCTTCAAGGAGTTCCTCTTCAGAAATTCCTCTTGCTTTACAACATGGGCCGCATGCTTTTACAACTGCCCCTGCTTCGATTGAATTTTCCAAAAGTTCAGAATAATCTGGAACTCCTGCTGGAGCTTGGTTTCTTTTGCCAACGTAAACCCCATCTTCGAGTAAGAAGATATTTACATCAATTCCTTCCAAAAGAGCGGTTAATGCAAATCTTAAAGCAGAATATGCTCGTTCTTTTCCATAAGGTGCATCCCCGATAATAACGGTAAATTTCAAACTTTCACCTTATTTTTTTATAACAATTTTAAATCCATCTGAACTTTCTTCTGAAGAAAGTATTTCGTGGCCTTTTTCTTCTACAAATCTTACGATATTTTGAAGAGCTGGTTTGTAGTCTCCAGTAACAGTTAATTCATCCCCTGAATTTAATGAATCTAATGCTTTTTTTGTTTTTAAAACCGGCATTGGACATACGGTTCCAGTAACGTCAAGTTCCATAGTATTACCTCCAAAGTTATATTAGAAAAACTAATATGTTTGCAAACATGAGTTTATTTTTTATTGAAGAGCTAAATTGCTACAATTTATATTTTTAAGCAGATTATATAAATATATTTATTAGAATATCTAATAAATCCTGAATTATTCTAAAAATTAATAATCTAAGAGCTCAAAATACTCGTAATCCAAAATATTATCTTTTACCATCCAAAGCTCCCGATATTTCTTAGAAAGTTCTATCAATCTCTTCAAAATATCTTTATCTGTTTTTCCGCGCTCGAAAAGTTCGTCAACTATTAAAAATAGTATTTCTTCGAGCTTTTTTCGCTCTTGAATATATTTTATTATATCGGGAATTATTTCAAGCAATTCTGTATTTTCTGCATTTTTTAGAAATTGATTCCTTAAAAACGAAGTAAATGTAAATAAATTTTTCTTTTCAATTTTTGTAAGTTCAAGCATGTTTTTTGCAGTATCCAATAATGTTACATCCGTTTTTACAAATTCATCCCATAAATTATGTTTTTTAATAATATCTTCAAAAATTTCTAAAATCTCATTTTTTTCCATTTTTGAAAGATTGAAAAATAATTCATCCCCATTTACATATTTTCCATTTTTATATGACTCTAAAAGTGCATATGCGTGTTTACAGTTGAATTGATAAGGACAGGTACATATCCCAGTATTTGTTTTTAAATCAACTTTTGTTATGTAGCTATCACTACCATAAACAGTTCCCTGAAGAGTATTTCCACGTTTTATACAGTATTTTACCATATTTTTTAAGAAATACTCTTTTCCCCGTTCTTGAACCCTTTCGTCGTAGATGTCGTTATCCATTTTATCACTAAATATAACAATGTTAAATATATCCAAATTCAAATTTATATGTGTATTCAGTGGAGGGGGAATATGAATCTTGCAAAAGAAGTTTCAATAGTCCTCGGCGGTGCTGCAGGACAGGGAATACAAACCATTGAAGAATCACTTACAAAAATATTAAAATTATCAGGATACAACGTATTTGCAACAAAAGAGTACATGTCAAGGGTTAGGGGCGGAATTAACACGACTGAAATTATAATATCCTCTGAAAAAAGGCGTTCTTTTTTAAAAAGAATAGATTTACTTGTAACGTTTAAAAAAGGCGTTTTAAATCATTTAAAA
This Methanococcus maripaludis C5 DNA region includes the following protein-coding sequences:
- a CDS encoding sulfurtransferase TusA family protein, whose product is MELDVTGTVCPMPVLKTKKALDSLNSGDELTVTGDYKPALQNIVRFVEEKGHEILSSEESSDGFKIVIKK
- a CDS encoding methanogenesis marker 5 protein; this translates as MKKVFIFPPNSLILADLVERFGHKPLMINNAIGDRVRDLEIDTPPLNITDEDPKKGLKYAAIEVPSGVRGRMSLIGPLIDEAEAAIVMIHAPIGFGCVGCERTNELTKYLIRRKEMPVLNVEYPENDEDAKIVVKKIALFLESLENKIEG
- a CDS encoding DUF2111 domain-containing protein; amino-acid sequence: MLDLKCTSSKDIFPLAYAIHVLVNKAPVTMRSKDKPGVRIEKGKLVDDNYEGYVLKQVLEFGEILKVTPIQGPYSGVPVVVVPVKDDEKITGAIGIVDLTAGIFEEIQSIARRKEFARFLPDEAFPK
- a CDS encoding DsrE/DsrF/TusD sulfur relay family protein, giving the protein MKFTVIIGDAPYGKERAYSALRFALTALLEGIDVNIFLLEDGVYVGKRNQAPAGVPDYSELLENSIEAGAVVKACGPCCKARGISEEELLEGITPATMHDLIAFVKEADKTVNF
- a CDS encoding SWIM zinc finger domain-containing protein; protein product: MDNDIYDERVQERGKEYFLKNMVKYCIKRGNTLQGTVYGSDSYITKVDLKTNTGICTCPYQFNCKHAYALLESYKNGKYVNGDELFFNLSKMEKNEILEIFEDIIKKHNLWDEFVKTDVTLLDTAKNMLELTKIEKKNLFTFTSFLRNQFLKNAENTELLEIIPDIIKYIQERKKLEEILFLIVDELFERGKTDKDILKRLIELSKKYRELWMVKDNILDYEYFELLDY